The DNA segment AATCCCAGGCGGTATTGGCAGAAGCAGGAATTTTCATTTTTATCTTTTTTAATACCTTTTTAAGCTTGTATTCATAAGCAGAAGCATCGGCTGGCACATTTTTCCTTTTGGTCCTGTTTACCAGCAATACATACCGGTAGCCCGGTTTATAGGTAAAACCTGCAATCTGGCTGTAAAACAATTCCCAGTTTTTGCTGTTTTTATATTTCACCTGCATACAGTTCATCGGCGCTACCCCGGTACAACTGGCCAGGTCCTCTTTTACCACCAAGGTAATTACATCGGCTTTACTGGCTGCCGACAGACCAAAAACCAGCAGCAGCGTCAGCATTAATTTCGAAGTGCTCAATTTTAACATATTCGTTCATTTTATGTGTGATAACAATAAGATGCGGCAATTGTTCTTTTTCCATATTTCCAAACCTTATTTTTCTGTAAATGTTCTTAACTTTATATAAACAGCAGGCTATGGGAAAGTATCAACAGGAATGGAAAAAAATGCTACAGCAGGATGAAGCATTTGAAGATTGGAAGATCAGGACCAGTGGTGGCGATCTTTTGATCCGGGTACCCGAAGAAACCGACATGGAGGTATTAAAAATGCAATTTGCAGATACGATCTCTCACGTTGCCCCATTGGTAAAATCACCCAAAACCACGCTCAAATTTTTTGTAGGCAATTCGGCAGAAACAGATTTTATATTTACACTCAATTAAAAAACAGGACTAACGGTCTTTCAACGATTTACTTTGCAACAGCTAAATGCTGCACCAGTTCAATCTCATTGGTCAGGTCAAGCCGCAAAGGCGTAATGGAAACAAAGCCATTTTCAACAGCCCATCTGTCAGTTCCTTCTTCTGCCGCTGCCAGTGGCGATACAGTGATCCAGTAATGCTTTCTTTGCATGGGATCTATTCCTGGCACCACCTTGCCATCATAAAGCCGGACAGATTGTTTTGTCCACCTGATCCCAATAGGCTTGGGCGGAAAGTTCACATTGTATAAACCAAGAGCAGTAGTATTCAGCAACTCTGCCAGTGCCTGTTCTACATACTTGCCCAGCCCTTCAAAATCCGGCTCGGTTTTCCCTACCGGAGTACTCAGGGCAACTCCCTTCACGCCCAGTAAAACGGCCTGTTTGGCTGCTGCCAGTGTACCGGAGTGCCACATAGAATTGCCAAGGTTTGGCCCCATATTTATACCAGACAACACCACATCGGTATCCGGATAAATGTGTAAGCCTAAGGCAGCACAGTCGGCAGGCGTACCATTTACCCGGTAAGCCTCCATACCTTCAAATGCTATAGGTGATTTTTTTATGGATAATGGCCTGGAATGGGTGATGGCATGGCCCATGGACGATTGCTCTACATCAGGAGCCACTATCCTTACTTCGCCAAACCTCAGCGCAATTTTTGCAAGTGCGGCAATTCCCGGGCTGTATATGCCGTCATCATTTGTAATCAGGATCTTCATGATAAATTATTTAGGTACATTCAAAACCTTATTAAGGTCCATATTGTTCAGTCGATATGAAAAAACCGGGTAAATTGGTAAGATTAGTACACAACCCCACTGCTGGAGAAGGTGATTATTCCAGGAAAAACATCGTTAAACTGATCGAATCCCACGGTTATCGCTGTGTTTACAGCTCCTCTAAAAACAAAATACTGAAATCCATATCACCGGAGACAGAATTTATCGTCATCGCCGGTGGTGATGGAACGATCAGAAAAACCATCATCACTCTTCTTAATAAGAAACTGAAGTACAAACGCCCCATAGCCTTACTGCCATTTGGAACAGCCAACAACATTGCCAGTTCATTAAACATCCCCTCAAACAATGCCATAAATATCCATTCCTGGGCAGAGTACAACCTTAAAAAGTTTGATGTTGGCCAGGTGGTCGGCTTAAAGAAAACAGCCTATTTTATCGAATCTTTTGGCTTTGGTATTTTTCCCAGATTGATGAAGGATCTGGAAAAAATGGACACCGCCCACATTAAAACTCCTGAACAGGAATTTAAACTTGCGCTGGAAACCCTTTTTTCCATCAGTAAAAATTACCAATCCGTTCCGTTTAAACTGGAAATTGATGGGCAGTTGATCGAAGACAAGGCCATCATGATCGAGGTCATGAACATTTCTTACCTGGGTCCGCAATTAAAAATAAGTAAAGATGCAGACTCCGAAGATGGTTTTTTTGACGTCGTCATTGTAACTGAAAAAGACAGAAAAAAAATGGAGACCTATCTCAGCAACAAAATCGGGCTCAAAGATCCGGTCTTCCCAATTAAACCTATTCGCACCAAGAGCCTCCATATCAACTGGAAGGGGAAAGACATGCATGCGGATGACCAGATCATCAAAACCAATCACCCCATCTTAAAAATTTCCCTGATTGACAGCCTGCTCGAAATGGTTACCCCATCAAAGATTAAAGCTGCTAAAAGCTAGGCGGCCAACTTTTCCTTCCCAAAACTTATTCCAGCCTCAGAAGGAATATGCTATTTTTTAAGTAAATCGTACAATGTCATACCCAAGCATACCAAGTATATAAAAACACGAACAATAGGCTTCCTTCTAGAAAATAAAATCACCTTCTCAGAGAACGGTTATTTTATCCTGCTATTTAATAATTTTAAGTTCATCTCTCCACCTTCATCCAAACTGAACAAAGTAATGGAAGAATTTTCCTGTACAATACGGCGGTAATGCTTTAAAGGCATACCTAGCTTATGTGCAAGGTATAAACGGTTGATCCCGTTATGCCCAACAACCAGTACCTTGCCTGAAGGATGTTTACGCAGCAGCTCCTGATAAAAATCATCCACACGGGCCACTACTTCTGCAGCACTCTCGCCAGTACCACCAGCCTTTGCTATTGCCGGATCTTCCATCCAGCTATCCCAAAGCCCTGCATGCTCAGCTATAAATTCTTCTTTCGTTTTGCCTTCCCAATTCCCAAAATCTACCTCTATCAAACGTGCATCTGTTTGTACAGTTTTAACTCCTGAAGCAATCTCAGCCGTATATAAAGCCCTTTTCAGGGGCGAAGCGTAAACGGCATCAAAGGTCATCCCTTTAAGTTGCTCGTACACCAGGTTGGCCTGGGACATTCCTTTTGCCGTCAGGTTTATATCTGTTCTGCCGCAATAGCGGTTTCCATCGGCATTGTATTGTGTTTCTCCATGACGGAGCAAATAAACATTAAGCATGCAGTTCTCCCTTTTTAATGTAACCTTTTTCCAGTAACAGGTCTAAAAACCTGTGGTAATTTTTATTATACACGGCAGCCAGTTCTGGTTCCGGATGCACTTCCTTATCAATGGTTGTTAAAGCAGCCACGGCATCAGCAAGTGAACTGAAATGGGTGTTCGATGCGGCCAGAATTGCCGCACCAACAGCGCCCGACACTTCCTTCATCTTATAAATGGGCAGGTTCAGCACATTACTGCGTATTTTCAACCATACCTCGCTGTTGCTCCCACCACCTGCAGTAAAAACAGCGCTGATCTTTTCATTGGTAAAGCCCTGTATCAGCTCAAAAGAAAAGCGCTCCAGATAAGCTACACCTTCCATATTGGCGGTAAAACGCTCTGCCATCGATAAACCTTCCGGTTCAAAGCCCACCGCATCCGGAGCCACCATAGGAAAACGCTCGCCATGCTGGCGCAAAGGATAAGCAATCAGGTCTGTAGGGATCAGCTTTTCTGCAGCCTTGCCCAATGCTTCCAGGTTATCCCCAAACTCATTCGTTACCCAGTCGGCCCCCGTATTGCTTGCACCTCCTGGCATCCAGTAACCAGCAGGATGCCTGTGACTATAAATACGGCCCTCTTCATCCACGATCTGCTTTTTCGTTACCCCTTTAATAACCATGGTGGTACCAATCGTCGTGTTCCATTCACCTGGTTTCACTGCACCGGATGCAATCTGTGAGGCACAGCCATCGGTAATACCTACCGTTACCTGTATGCTCGCAGGCAGACCCAGTGAAGCGGCAACAGCCGGATCCAAAGTACCGATCACCGTTCCCGAAGGGAACACTTCCGGCAGCCAGGATTTTTTCAAAGGCAGATGGGTATATAAATATTCAGGCCATTCGTAATCGCTTACATCATAGCCCGTTTTAAAAGCATTGGTATAGTCGGTCAGGCCCCAACGCCCGCTTAATTTCCCGGTAATGTAATCCGCCGCATGGATCCATTTAGCTATTTGCGCTGCCTTTTCCGGATAAGTATCACCAAACCAAACGATCTTGGCCAGTGCACTTGAACTGTTAAATGCCGTAAAACCCTTATTGTGGTATTTAACAGCTGCCGCAGTACATATTTTGGCCTGCTTACCCGAACGCTTGTCGCTATACATGATCGCATTGTGCAAGGGCTGGTGCTGCGCATCCAAAGGGATCACTGTACCCGAAGTAGAAGTTACAGCCATAGCCAGTACCTCCGTAAAATCGACATCAGGAACACTGGTTTTCAGCGCTTTTAAGGAGGTTACACAGGCTGCCCACCATACTTCGGGCGACTGCTCCTCCCTCGACTCTTCATTCAGGGGAAATACCTCAGCTGCACTGGCCAGCACTGTTCCAGCGGCGTCCAGTAATACTACCCTTGCCCCTTGTGTGCCTATATCTATTCCTATAAAATAAGGTGCCATATTTAACTAAATATTTCTATAAATGAAGCCCTTGTTTTTTTCCATTCTTCGTACAGCCGTGTATGCTGTTCATTTTGTTGAGGCACAGTTTCTTCCAGTACAAAAGGTTCGATTTCCGCTTTGCCCAAAGCTTTATTACAGATGTATACACCACCCACTACCGACGATTGCCTGTAACTGTTCCTGATGATTACCTTTTTTTGCAGCAGGTTTGCAATAAATTGTCGCAGCGTAGCACTTTGCACACCTCCGCCACAGGCCCATATATAATCCTGTTCATGCGTGGTTACACCACAAAGACTTTTATAATTCTCACTGATGCTGCAGGCAATGTCCCATAGGGTTGCCCATACAAAGCTGCCCCTGGTTAGCAAATGCGACACTGGCGCATCAAATATAAAACCACCACGGGTTAGTGGTGTTTTCTCATCGGCTACCAAAGAGCCCAGCGAGGCAATACACTGAAAATGGGTAACTTCCTTAAGCTCCCTTTCAATCACATCATAACCTTCAACCGGATAAAAAATTTCTTTCAGGCGCTGATAATTCAGGCCCGTTACCCCTGCATTCGCTTCCAGGATAAAACTCCGCTCATCAGTATGTCGACTGGTCCAGGTGCGCTCCTGCTCATCAGTAATGTATTCACCTGTAATTTTAATGATCGGCGTAGTGGTACCCGAAACAATGACCACATCATTTTCCAGTGGTTTGGTACTGATGATGGCCAATTGCGTATCTGCACCACCAACAATCACTTTTGCTTCCGGATTGATGGCCAGTGCGGTGGCCTCAGCTGGCAAAATGGTACCCAGTACAGTGCCCGACAAAGTAAGCGCGGGCAGTACCAAAGGGTCTATTTCAAATACATTGCAGAGTTGTTGCGACCAGTTGTGCTTTTCTACATCATACAGCAAGGTCTCTGAAGCCTGAGAATGTTCGTAGTGCAACACACCGCTCAGCTTATATTCTACCCAGTCGCTAATGCTCAAAAAGGTAGCAAACTCGTTCCAGATTTCTGGCCTTCTGTGTTTAATCCCTACAATTTTTAAGGCCGAGAACAATGAAGTAGGGTAACGGCCGGTTAGCTGATACACCGCACTCTTGTCCTTGATCATGCTGTCCCACTCCCTGCCCCTGTGATCAATATTTGGCAGGCCAATCAGCGATTCGCCTTTTTTGCCGATCAGCACGATGCCTTCACGCTGACTTGTAGCCGTTAAAGCCATCACTTTAACACCCGGTGCCTGGCTCAATGCCTTACCTGCCAAACGCAGGATTTGTTCCCAAAGCGCATTCGGGTCAAAATACAGTGCCTCCGGATAATATTCATCCTTATGGTTCTGCAGGTTCTCTCTTTCAATTCCCAGGATCTCTCCTGAAGTAGTTGCAACAGCCACACGTACATTTCCAGTACCAATGTCAATTACAATATATGCTTCCTGATTTGTCATGTCTGATTTAATCTGTAATAACGCCCACCTAATTTACCTTTTCCTGTGCAAACCACGTCATGATCCTGTTGTTCATGATCTCGACATGGTGGTCCTCTACCTCATGCGTAGCCCCAGCAATGTGCGGTGTAGCCAGTACATTCGGCAGGTTAATGATGCGGTAATCTTTTTCATCAGGCGGTTCATGGTCAAACACATCCAGCACAGCACCTCTGATGCGCTTGTTTTCCAAGGCTTCCAGCAAGTCGTCACGTTTTACTACGCTGGCACGTGCCGTATTTACAAATATGGCATCAGGTCTCATTTTCGAGATCAGGCTTTTATCGATCATTCCTATGGTAGCCTCATTTACGGGAAGGTGGATCGAAACAATATCACTGCTGGCAAATACATCTTCCAGTGAAGTTTTGGTATACCTGGCATCAAAATTTTCCAGGTAAGGATCGTAAAATTTAATGGAACACGGAAAGTTCTCGACCATACTGGCTATGCGCTGGCCTACTGCACCAAAGCCAACCATACCGATGGTTTTACCAGCCATTTCGTTCCCTTTAAACTGCAGGTAGGAAGTGTGCGCATCCGCTGTCCAGTTCCGGTCCTTTAACCAGGCCACACCGGCATAAGTATTTCTCATCAGGTCAATTACCGTTGCCAGGAACATTTCGGCTACTGCCTGCGCATTTCTGGCCGGGGTATGAAATACCGGGATACCCATTGCCTTAGCTGTTTCCAGCGATACGTTGGAAGGGGTTCCACGACATACGCCTATAAACTGAAGGTGTGGATTAGCTGTAATAACTTTTGCGGTAACGTGATCGTGTTCTGTAATTAAGGCATCAGCTTTGGTCTCTGCCAACAACTCAATCAGTTCGTCTTCATGAAATGCACGGCCAAGATCCTTCCATGGACGATAAACCACTTCGCCCAGTTTTTCTGCCAATGTCTGTTGTCCCTGCTCATTGTAAGGGGCCGTAATCAGTATCCTCATATATGCTTATTATTATTGTTGTTAAATGCTTATTTGTGTGTATGCTTAGCTAATTTGCCGCAACAACCGCTGCAGGCTCATTGGAATGGGCGGTTTTGGCATTATCGGGCAAAGTGATAAAGCGGGTCAGGATGGCACTCAGCAGGTACAGACCGGCAAGTATCCACACCACACCTTCATTACCCAGGCTGCCAATAAAAATACCCACAATGGCCGGGCCTACAAATACAGCCAGACCGGCACCAAGGTTTAATACGGCCATGGCAGCCCCTTTATCTTTTTTAACCAGGGATGGGACCAGGGCCGACAAAGGTACATAGCCCGCCAGCAGGGCACCCCATAAAACACCACAGAACATCACCATCCAGAAACTGCTGCCAAACAATACCGGCGAATAATAGAACAGTAAAGTGGTAAGGGCACAGCCGATGCCACCAAACCACATCACCGTATTCCGCCAGCCAAAACCATCTCCTACAAACCCGAAGATCAGGTTAAAAGCGATATTAGCGGTAAATATTGTACCCCATATCTGCAGCCATTCTGTAGTAGTAAAGCCGTGCGCAGCCATATAAGTGGGCAGGAACACCGGAAATGCAAATTGCGCCGTGGTATTGATGATGCGGACAATCCCGCCCAGTAACACCTTAGGCTCCTCTTTCATGATGATGAGCCCCTTGGCCAGTTCTTCAGCTTTGGAAGAGGTATTTTTACCCGCCGAAGCTTCAAACTTGTCTTTATTTAATACCAAAGCAAAGAAAGCACCCAGCAATACCCAGAAGATAGAACTCCATAAGGTATCCAGATAACCCAGGTGCTCAATTGCCCAGCTCGAATAGTAAGCGCCAAATACGTTTAAACCGCCGGTAAAAACAAACCAGAACCATCCTACCGCAGCGCCCAGCTTTTTACCGGGACTGCGATAAGTTATCCAAACCAAAAACGAATAGGCAAATAGCGGATAGCCAAAGCCTCTTATAGCGTAAGTAATCAACATCACCCCAAAATTCAGATCGGGCAGGCCATAGCCCACAAAACCTGCAGTACCCAGAATATAAAGCAGCAAGCCCATCAGCATGGTCTTTTTTGGACCAAAACCTTCGGCCAGTACCCCGGAAAACCAGGAAGAAATGGCAATGGTTATGCCATAGACCGTAAACAGCGAGGCCGACTGCTGGATGGTCATTCCACGTCCGATCAGGTAGGGACTGAGCCAGCCCTGCTCCACGCCATCTCCCATCATAAAAATCATGATCCCTAAATAGCCCCACGCCAGCTGCTTTGGGATACCTGCCCTGCCGAGCAGGGAATTGTCTGAGTTTAATTCTTGTTTCATTTATATTTGGTTATTTGTTTATCTGCCTTCGCGTTGTTCCGTTTTATGTATTCTGATCTTTCTTTTACCAAAAGAATGAAATTAAACATAATAAAACAAAATAAAAGAGAAATAAATATTTAGAAAGCAATAATAAAACTTCAACATCAATCTGCAATACTCTTCATATTAAAGAATTGTGAATTGTTTTAGTTTACTATATTTGGAGAATTATAGGTTGTATTATAGAAATTTCGTAATATTAACAATCTATAAATAGTGTTTAAAGCCATTAATAAATGAAGAACATTACCGAGCGCCATGAATTTATTATTCAGCAGCTGAAGAAAAACGGCAAAGTAAATATTATTGAACTTATAGACCTGATGAAGGTTTCGGGCGTAACAATAAGAAAGGATTTGAAACTCCTTGAAGACAAAAACCTTCTTTTCCGCACCCGTGGCGGTGGGTCTATCAACAACCCTTATGCAACAGAACGTACCATCAATGAAAAAGAATTTATCAATTCTGAAGAAAAGCAAAAGATAGCCAAAGCAGCACTGTCCATTATCGGACAGAACGATTCGATCAGCATCGGTTCCGGGACAACCGTATTTGAACTGGCGCGCTGCTTATACCCCAGTAAACATTTAACCGTAATTACACCAGCTTTAAAAGTTGGGCTGGAGCTGAGCAACCGCCCCAATGTGGAAGTGTTACAACTGGGTGGCCTGATCAGGCCCAACTCCTCTTCCGTGGCCGGGGCACACGCCGAAAAGATCCTCGCCGAGATCTCTTGTGGTGTATTGTTCCTTG comes from the Pedobacter heparinus DSM 2366 genome and includes:
- a CDS encoding DUF4377 domain-containing protein, with translation MLKLSTSKLMLTLLLVFGLSAASKADVITLVVKEDLASCTGVAPMNCMQVKYKNSKNWELFYSQIAGFTYKPGYRYVLLVNRTKRKNVPADASAYEYKLKKVLKKIKMKIPASANTAWDFVLKHKWKLIQMNGVTQKDSPVYMTFDGVQKRVSGKSGCNTFFGAYEKSDGTLSFHQMAGTMMACSEELNKLEHQFLTLIGDQTFKYDVAEQTLNLYQNNKLVLMFGMAPL
- the surE gene encoding 5'/3'-nucleotidase SurE, yielding MKILITNDDGIYSPGIAALAKIALRFGEVRIVAPDVEQSSMGHAITHSRPLSIKKSPIAFEGMEAYRVNGTPADCAALGLHIYPDTDVVLSGINMGPNLGNSMWHSGTLAAAKQAVLLGVKGVALSTPVGKTEPDFEGLGKYVEQALAELLNTTALGLYNVNFPPKPIGIRWTKQSVRLYDGKVVPGIDPMQRKHYWITVSPLAAAEEGTDRWAVENGFVSITPLRLDLTNEIELVQHLAVAK
- a CDS encoding diacylglycerol/lipid kinase family protein, with product MVRLVHNPTAGEGDYSRKNIVKLIESHGYRCVYSSSKNKILKSISPETEFIVIAGGDGTIRKTIITLLNKKLKYKRPIALLPFGTANNIASSLNIPSNNAINIHSWAEYNLKKFDVGQVVGLKKTAYFIESFGFGIFPRLMKDLEKMDTAHIKTPEQEFKLALETLFSISKNYQSVPFKLEIDGQLIEDKAIMIEVMNISYLGPQLKISKDADSEDGFFDVVIVTEKDRKKMETYLSNKIGLKDPVFPIKPIRTKSLHINWKGKDMHADDQIIKTNHPILKISLIDSLLEMVTPSKIKAAKS
- a CDS encoding histidine phosphatase family protein, which encodes MLNVYLLRHGETQYNADGNRYCGRTDINLTAKGMSQANLVYEQLKGMTFDAVYASPLKRALYTAEIASGVKTVQTDARLIEVDFGNWEGKTKEEFIAEHAGLWDSWMEDPAIAKAGGTGESAAEVVARVDDFYQELLRKHPSGKVLVVGHNGINRLYLAHKLGMPLKHYRRIVQENSSITLFSLDEGGEMNLKLLNSRIK
- a CDS encoding FGGY-family carbohydrate kinase — its product is MAPYFIGIDIGTQGARVVLLDAAGTVLASAAEVFPLNEESREEQSPEVWWAACVTSLKALKTSVPDVDFTEVLAMAVTSTSGTVIPLDAQHQPLHNAIMYSDKRSGKQAKICTAAAVKYHNKGFTAFNSSSALAKIVWFGDTYPEKAAQIAKWIHAADYITGKLSGRWGLTDYTNAFKTGYDVSDYEWPEYLYTHLPLKKSWLPEVFPSGTVIGTLDPAVAASLGLPASIQVTVGITDGCASQIASGAVKPGEWNTTIGTTMVIKGVTKKQIVDEEGRIYSHRHPAGYWMPGGASNTGADWVTNEFGDNLEALGKAAEKLIPTDLIAYPLRQHGERFPMVAPDAVGFEPEGLSMAERFTANMEGVAYLERFSFELIQGFTNEKISAVFTAGGGSNSEVWLKIRSNVLNLPIYKMKEVSGAVGAAILAASNTHFSSLADAVAALTTIDKEVHPEPELAAVYNKNYHRFLDLLLEKGYIKKGELHA
- a CDS encoding FGGY-family carbohydrate kinase, whose amino-acid sequence is MTNQEAYIVIDIGTGNVRVAVATTSGEILGIERENLQNHKDEYYPEALYFDPNALWEQILRLAGKALSQAPGVKVMALTATSQREGIVLIGKKGESLIGLPNIDHRGREWDSMIKDKSAVYQLTGRYPTSLFSALKIVGIKHRRPEIWNEFATFLSISDWVEYKLSGVLHYEHSQASETLLYDVEKHNWSQQLCNVFEIDPLVLPALTLSGTVLGTILPAEATALAINPEAKVIVGGADTQLAIISTKPLENDVVIVSGTTTPIIKITGEYITDEQERTWTSRHTDERSFILEANAGVTGLNYQRLKEIFYPVEGYDVIERELKEVTHFQCIASLGSLVADEKTPLTRGGFIFDAPVSHLLTRGSFVWATLWDIACSISENYKSLCGVTTHEQDYIWACGGGVQSATLRQFIANLLQKKVIIRNSYRQSSVVGGVYICNKALGKAEIEPFVLEETVPQQNEQHTRLYEEWKKTRASFIEIFS
- a CDS encoding 2-hydroxyacid dehydrogenase, with the translated sequence MRILITAPYNEQGQQTLAEKLGEVVYRPWKDLGRAFHEDELIELLAETKADALITEHDHVTAKVITANPHLQFIGVCRGTPSNVSLETAKAMGIPVFHTPARNAQAVAEMFLATVIDLMRNTYAGVAWLKDRNWTADAHTSYLQFKGNEMAGKTIGMVGFGAVGQRIASMVENFPCSIKFYDPYLENFDARYTKTSLEDVFASSDIVSIHLPVNEATIGMIDKSLISKMRPDAIFVNTARASVVKRDDLLEALENKRIRGAVLDVFDHEPPDEKDYRIINLPNVLATPHIAGATHEVEDHHVEIMNNRIMTWFAQEKVN
- a CDS encoding MFS transporter → MKQELNSDNSLLGRAGIPKQLAWGYLGIMIFMMGDGVEQGWLSPYLIGRGMTIQQSASLFTVYGITIAISSWFSGVLAEGFGPKKTMLMGLLLYILGTAGFVGYGLPDLNFGVMLITYAIRGFGYPLFAYSFLVWITYRSPGKKLGAAVGWFWFVFTGGLNVFGAYYSSWAIEHLGYLDTLWSSIFWVLLGAFFALVLNKDKFEASAGKNTSSKAEELAKGLIIMKEEPKVLLGGIVRIINTTAQFAFPVFLPTYMAAHGFTTTEWLQIWGTIFTANIAFNLIFGFVGDGFGWRNTVMWFGGIGCALTTLLFYYSPVLFGSSFWMVMFCGVLWGALLAGYVPLSALVPSLVKKDKGAAMAVLNLGAGLAVFVGPAIVGIFIGSLGNEGVVWILAGLYLLSAILTRFITLPDNAKTAHSNEPAAVVAAN
- a CDS encoding DeoR/GlpR family DNA-binding transcription regulator encodes the protein MKNITERHEFIIQQLKKNGKVNIIELIDLMKVSGVTIRKDLKLLEDKNLLFRTRGGGSINNPYATERTINEKEFINSEEKQKIAKAALSIIGQNDSISIGSGTTVFELARCLYPSKHLTVITPALKVGLELSNRPNVEVLQLGGLIRPNSSSVAGAHAEKILAEISCGVLFLGVDGIDLDFGFSITNIAEATLNQKMIETAQTLVIMADSTKFDRRGLGKICGFEQVHYVITDSKVSPQTVKMIEDKGVKVIIA